A genomic region of Catalinimonas niigatensis contains the following coding sequences:
- a CDS encoding DUF4296 domain-containing protein — MILLISGCRQEEAPPKPKGLISENKMISFLIDLHIAEAKVGYIKVKDRDSLEIIFRNYEQSLFEKHNISDSAYYKSYEYYLADMEKMHEIYTSVVDSLSVLNSMEKNKELVIID; from the coding sequence ATGATACTCTTGATTTCTGGCTGTAGGCAGGAAGAGGCGCCCCCAAAACCCAAAGGGCTGATTTCTGAAAATAAAATGATTTCTTTTCTGATAGACTTGCATATCGCTGAGGCCAAAGTAGGATACATCAAAGTGAAAGACCGTGACTCACTGGAAATTATCTTTAGAAACTATGAGCAATCTTTATTTGAGAAGCATAATATAAGTGACTCTGCTTATTATAAAAGTTACGAGTATTATCTGGCAGATATGGAGAAGATGCACGAAATATACACATCTGTAGTAGATAGCCTAAGCGTGCTTAACAGCATGGAAAAAAATAAAGAGCTGGTGATAATCGATTAA
- a CDS encoding phospholipase D-like domain-containing protein: MQAAIKEATIHMGTTAGKQLLEDISAARQEVIVLSPFLNAEQMRLLLKLHQENVRITLITTLCHNMIGNLEGDDFRAELIKQYKRKDPEAEHKKESLKGLITFLYVALFSFILTGIYTYLYYYAYAQVCMLVLVLLTLFVLCTAASELRNTSLYRYSYKTIFPLKIFIDPGNQKVKNSSKHFIHAKAFIIDQSIAYLGSADFTCSSLSSNYESIIRTEDREAIQDLLSEVKRLCNNASDDMDFVDIEEWGKMIYDEPLK, translated from the coding sequence ATGCAAGCTGCCATCAAAGAAGCAACTATACACATGGGCACTACTGCCGGAAAGCAATTGCTGGAAGACATTAGTGCAGCAAGACAGGAAGTAATTGTACTCTCTCCTTTTTTGAATGCAGAACAAATGCGCCTCCTACTTAAACTGCACCAGGAGAATGTCCGCATCACCCTGATTACCACGCTCTGTCATAACATGATTGGTAACCTTGAAGGTGATGACTTTCGGGCGGAACTTATCAAGCAGTACAAAAGGAAAGATCCTGAGGCGGAGCATAAGAAAGAGTCTCTTAAAGGGCTGATTACCTTCCTTTATGTTGCTCTATTCTCCTTCATACTGACTGGTATTTACACTTACTTATACTATTACGCTTATGCACAAGTCTGTATGTTAGTGCTGGTACTCCTTACACTCTTTGTGCTTTGCACAGCAGCTTCCGAATTGAGAAATACATCTCTTTATCGCTATTCTTATAAAACGATTTTCCCACTAAAGATATTTATTGACCCTGGTAATCAGAAAGTCAAGAATAGCAGTAAGCACTTTATCCATGCCAAAGCATTCATTATTGACCAAAGCATTGCTTACTTAGGATCAGCTGATTTTACCTGCTCCTCTCTAAGCAGCAATTATGAATCCATCATTCGTACGGAAGATAGAGAAGCGATACAGGATTTACTTTCTGAGGTGAAACGCCTTTGCAACAATGCTTCGGATGATATGGATTTTGTGGATATTGAAGAATGGGGTAAAATGATCTATGATGAGCCACTGAAATAA